The nucleotide window GATTTTGCTAGAACGCTGACTTCATCATTAGATTGCTCAACAGGAATCTGTGTGGTCAGTTTATGAGCGGTAACCTCGGAAATTTCTTTGTTAAGGTCTTCCAGCGGACGAAGAAACTTCTCAACAAAGTAATAGCTGAAAAACCCAATAAGCATGGTACTCATCACATAAGCTGTAATCAAAAGATATTTCAGGTATCCCAGCTTGGATTTTCCGTTAGTATCAAAGGCGCTGGTAAGGATATAATAGTTTTCACCATTAATATTCCTGAGTGCTGCATAAATTTCCGGAACTGTTTTTTCGGTATAAATGATTTTCTTTTTATCCAGCTCTTTCAGCATGGCGCTGTCCCAGGTAACATTCCGATCTTTGATTGTACTGTAGATTAACTCTTTTTTCTCGTTGAAAATTAAGATTTTTTCATTCAAAAGAATATTATCAGAATTCTCATTAAAAAAAACGGGAGCTTCTTCTTCAAAGTCTTTGGATTTTGAGATAAAATGGGAAGTAAATTCAAGTCTCTGTCGGAACCGTTCTTTAAATTCATCTCTCCTGAAATCATTAAAAGATAAATAAATGACCGCCATCACCATTCCAAAAAGTAATGAAAAGGCGATACTGATCGTTAAAGCTATCTTTCTTTTTAAAGACATTTATAATGGACTTAGGTAGTATCCGAAACCTGAACGGGTGTGGATCAGTTTTATTTTAAAATCTTTATCAATCTTTTTCCTCAGAAAGTTGATATAAACTTCCACCGTATTGGTATTCGTATTGAAATTATGTTCCCAGACATGTTCTGTGATCTGCTGCTTGGAAACTGTTCTTCCCTGCGCCTCGGCAAGATAAACCAGCAGCTGGAATTCTTTTAGCGTAAGGGTTATTTCATTTCCTCCACGATACACCTTCTGTTCTGTCTTGTTAATAATAAGGTCATCAATTCTTAGAATATCCTGATCTGCATTATCAGAAGGAGCTTTTCTTCTCAACAATGAATTGATTCTTAAAAGAAGCTCTTCAAACTGAAAAGGTTTTACCAGATAATCATCAGCAAGCCTTGTAAAAGCATCTTTTTTATCAGAGATATCTCCATAAGCAGAAATGATAATGATTGGGGTATTTTTATCAAAAGAACGGATTGTCTGGCAAACATCAAGTCCGTTTATTTTAGGAACATTGATATCCAGCAGATACAGATCATAGGTATTATTTTTTATCTGGCGGAGAAAAGTCTCCCCGTCGTAGATCTTATCACAGTTAAAATTATTTGATTCTAAAAATCTGCAAAGC belongs to Chryseobacterium gleum and includes:
- a CDS encoding response regulator transcription factor — encoded protein: MNILLLEDDLILSAELCRFLESNNFNCDKIYDGETFLRQIKNNTYDLYLLDINVPKINGLDVCQTIRSFDKNTPIIIISAYGDISDKKDAFTRLADDYLVKPFQFEELLLRINSLLRRKAPSDNADQDILRIDDLIINKTEQKVYRGGNEITLTLKEFQLLVYLAEAQGRTVSKQQITEHVWEHNFNTNTNTVEVYINFLRKKIDKDFKIKLIHTRSGFGYYLSPL